The following are from one region of the Lacinutrix sp. Bg11-31 genome:
- a CDS encoding outer membrane beta-barrel protein, translating into MRKLLFFATLLCVSFSFSQSQDFKVTGKLVAADDQYPMEAATVFVQRVKDSSLVTYTISDKDGMFSLENTTADEYLNLYVSYVGYRTYFKKVKMDKDVQDIGTISLEVSNALDEVVLRSTAPVTIKKDTLEFNVKSFKTKKDANVEDLLKELPGVEIDEEGKIKVNGKEVNKILVNGKPFFGNDPSITTKNLTKDIIEKIQIVDTKTKAEAFSGEAGDKESKTINLTIKEENNKGVFGRVSAGAGTDERYEFAGMINIFDNDQRISVLAGGNNTNSPGFSFGEISKMFGRGGSTSWNSNGSFSIGGRSFGGGAGITTSQNTGLNYADKIGEKTDVSGDYFYSSSNSENESSSQRETILSDSRFFTNSSSNSDNDTDSHTANLDFEIETDSTFQINIAPSFNYSKSKTLYNSSDETLDEDRVLTNQSAVNSNVESIGRDFSNELSVTKRFGSKGAFLRFELENSINKNESDDFLSSNTEVFGTNPETINRNQFTDGDKNSKGLSAELTYRLPLVDKKLFLNFEYEYARDKDENRESTFDFNATSQEYSDFNTELSTDFEYTDSRSIPGVALSYKGEKFSSRFKLSYNMRTLKNEDLLRPEFNVERDFNNMQISSYVNYRFSPKSSIYANYRLSNNPPALRQLQAFTDVSNPLNTIVGNSNLEPEKSHRVYIGYNGFDWQKKTGLYLNANAEITNNQVISKTTVDPETLKRITTYENVDGNYNVGLYGRYSKDFKLDSIRKIKFKAGAWTNLSKNINFNNDVQYASNVTSVTPNIGVDFIWDKVLEFKPYYRITFTKNTYDIEAFDDRNFTSHDAGIRTATFLPEKLEWRNDISFNYNPNIADGFQKTAWFWNSTLAYSVLKDQGAVTLKVYDLLNQNTNARRVATQDYIQDSQSTVLEQYFMLSFSWKFNSLGSKGESKDNNMYFFD; encoded by the coding sequence ATGCGCAAACTACTGTTTTTTGCAACACTCTTATGTGTGTCATTCTCATTCTCTCAATCTCAAGATTTTAAAGTTACAGGTAAATTAGTTGCTGCAGACGACCAGTATCCAATGGAAGCTGCTACGGTTTTTGTACAACGAGTAAAAGATAGTTCTTTAGTAACTTATACTATTTCGGATAAAGATGGAATGTTTTCACTAGAGAACACTACTGCAGATGAGTATTTAAACCTTTACGTTTCTTACGTAGGTTATAGAACCTATTTTAAGAAAGTAAAAATGGATAAGGACGTTCAAGATATTGGAACCATTTCTTTAGAGGTTTCAAACGCTTTAGACGAGGTTGTGCTTAGGTCTACTGCTCCAGTAACCATAAAAAAAGACACTTTAGAGTTTAACGTTAAATCGTTTAAAACAAAAAAGGATGCGAATGTTGAAGATTTACTTAAAGAGCTACCAGGTGTTGAGATAGATGAAGAAGGGAAGATAAAGGTTAATGGTAAAGAAGTAAATAAAATTTTAGTAAACGGAAAGCCTTTCTTTGGAAACGATCCTTCTATTACAACTAAAAATTTGACCAAGGATATTATTGAAAAAATTCAGATTGTAGATACCAAAACTAAAGCAGAAGCTTTTTCTGGCGAAGCTGGAGATAAGGAAAGCAAAACAATAAACCTTACTATAAAAGAAGAGAATAATAAAGGTGTATTTGGTAGAGTTTCTGCTGGAGCAGGAACAGATGAGCGCTATGAGTTTGCTGGTATGATTAATATATTTGATAACGACCAACGTATAAGTGTATTGGCTGGAGGTAATAACACTAATTCACCAGGATTTAGTTTTGGAGAAATCTCTAAAATGTTTGGTCGTGGAGGTAGTACTTCTTGGAATAGTAACGGTTCTTTTTCAATTGGAGGACGCTCTTTTGGAGGAGGAGCAGGTATTACTACTTCACAAAATACAGGTTTAAATTATGCCGATAAAATAGGAGAGAAAACGGATGTTTCTGGAGATTACTTTTATTCTTCTAGTAACTCTGAAAACGAATCTTCTTCTCAACGTGAAACTATTTTATCAGACTCTCGATTCTTTACAAATTCATCATCAAATTCAGATAATGATACAGACAGCCATACAGCAAACCTCGACTTTGAAATTGAAACAGATTCAACTTTTCAAATTAATATAGCACCATCATTTAACTATTCTAAGAGTAAAACATTATATAATAGTAGTGATGAGACTTTAGATGAAGATAGAGTGCTTACCAATCAATCTGCTGTTAACTCAAATGTGGAAAGTATAGGGAGAGATTTTTCTAACGAGTTGAGTGTGACTAAACGTTTTGGAAGTAAAGGAGCGTTTTTACGTTTTGAATTAGAAAACAGTATTAATAAAAATGAGAGCGATGATTTCCTTAGTTCTAATACCGAAGTATTTGGTACTAATCCAGAAACTATTAATAGAAATCAATTTACAGATGGAGATAAAAATAGTAAAGGTTTAAGTGCAGAGTTAACTTATAGATTACCATTGGTTGATAAGAAGTTATTCTTGAATTTTGAATATGAATATGCACGTGATAAAGACGAAAATAGAGAAAGCACATTCGATTTTAACGCAACCTCTCAAGAGTATTCAGATTTTAATACTGAATTAAGTACAGATTTCGAATATACAGATTCTAGAAGTATTCCTGGAGTTGCTTTAAGTTATAAAGGTGAGAAGTTTTCAAGTCGTTTTAAGTTAAGTTATAATATGCGTACACTTAAAAATGAAGATTTATTGAGACCTGAGTTTAATGTAGAACGAGATTTTAATAACATGCAAATTAGCTCTTATGTAAATTATCGTTTTAGTCCAAAATCGTCTATTTATGCTAATTATAGATTAAGTAATAATCCGCCAGCATTAAGACAATTGCAAGCATTTACAGATGTTTCTAATCCATTAAACACTATCGTAGGTAATTCAAATTTAGAGCCCGAAAAGAGTCATAGAGTATACATTGGTTATAATGGTTTCGATTGGCAAAAGAAAACAGGTTTGTATTTAAATGCAAATGCAGAAATAACAAATAATCAAGTAATCTCTAAAACAACAGTAGATCCAGAAACATTAAAAAGAATTACTACTTACGAAAATGTAGATGGTAATTATAATGTAGGCTTATATGGTCGTTATAGTAAAGATTTTAAGTTAGATTCTATTAGAAAAATAAAATTTAAAGCGGGAGCTTGGACTAATTTATCAAAAAACATAAACTTTAATAATGATGTGCAGTATGCTAGTAATGTAACTTCGGTTACACCAAATATTGGTGTTGATTTTATTTGGGATAAAGTTTTAGAATTTAAACCATATTACAGAATTACTTTTACTAAAAACACTTATGATATCGAAGCTTTCGATGACAGAAATTTTACAAGTCATGATGCAGGAATTAGAACAGCTACTTTTCTTCCTGAAAAGTTAGAATGGCGTAACGATATTAGTTTTAATTATAATCCAAATATCGCAGATGGTTTTCAAAAAACGGCATGGTTCTGGAATTCAACTTTGGCGTATTCTGTGTTAAAGGATCAAGGAGCAGTAACATTAAAAGTGTACGATTTATTAAACCAAAACACTAATGCTAGACGTGTGGCAACACAAGATTATATTCAAGATTCGCAAAGTACAGTGTTAGAGCAATACTTTATGTTAAGTTTTAGTTGGAAGTTTAATAGTTTAGGATCTAAAGGAGAGTCTAAAGATAACAATATGTACTTTTTTGATTAA
- a CDS encoding OmpA family protein — MRFYLVLILFSFCGLGFSQDLPKNPQLGVCYARCLEANGKELEWKKIDCDLVQKENILNLKNLKTGVFKDKDRKVIKRKLIKIINKGYTVELLSHYFSNKSDSINELRSIQNAKALYSYLETQGVNTKQLLISTYGSSKPLTSCFNSNSCPDYYNKNTRVEYRVINIAPKLNVSWVYDNEKKIWCYKANN, encoded by the coding sequence ATGAGATTTTATTTAGTTTTAATATTGTTCAGTTTTTGTGGTCTAGGTTTTTCTCAAGATTTACCTAAGAACCCACAACTTGGAGTATGTTATGCGAGATGTCTAGAGGCTAATGGTAAGGAATTAGAGTGGAAAAAGATAGATTGCGATTTAGTTCAAAAAGAAAACATTTTAAATTTAAAAAACCTTAAAACTGGTGTTTTTAAAGATAAAGACAGAAAGGTAATAAAAAGAAAGTTAATTAAAATTATTAATAAAGGTTATACAGTTGAGTTGCTTTCACATTATTTTTCAAATAAATCTGATTCTATAAACGAATTGAGATCTATTCAAAATGCCAAAGCATTATATAGTTATTTAGAAACTCAGGGTGTAAATACTAAACAATTATTAATTTCTACTTACGGAAGCTCTAAGCCATTAACTAGTTGTTTTAATAGTAATTCATGTCCAGATTATTATAATAAAAATACACGTGTCGAATATCGCGTGATTAATATAGCTCCTAAGCTAAATGTTAGCTGGGTTTATGATAATGAAAAAAAAATTTGGTGCTATAAAGCCAATAATTAA
- a CDS encoding OmpA family protein, with protein sequence MKFYIGLILFCFCGLGFSQDLPKNPQPGECYVRCIKDSGKKQEWKKIDCDLVQTKNILALENLSKGVLNDEDRLTIKRKLIKIIKKGYTVELLSHYYSNKSDSINELRSIQNAKALVSYLKTQDINTKQLLISAYGNLKPLKHCPNKVSCNDYYNKNTRIEYRVVNYK encoded by the coding sequence ATGAAATTTTATATTGGTTTAATACTGTTTTGTTTCTGTGGCTTAGGTTTTTCTCAAGATTTACCTAAAAACCCGCAGCCTGGAGAATGTTACGTGAGATGCATCAAGGATAGTGGGAAAAAACAAGAGTGGAAAAAAATTGATTGCGATTTAGTTCAAACCAAGAATATTCTAGCACTTGAAAATTTAAGTAAAGGTGTTTTAAATGACGAAGATAGATTGACAATAAAAAGAAAGCTAATTAAGATTATTAAAAAAGGATATACTGTAGAGTTGCTTTCTCATTATTATTCTAATAAGTCAGATTCTATAAATGAATTAAGATCAATTCAAAATGCGAAAGCATTGGTTAGTTATTTGAAAACTCAAGATATAAATACAAAGCAATTACTAATTTCAGCCTATGGAAATTTGAAACCACTAAAACACTGTCCTAATAAAGTTTCGTGTAATGATTACTATAATAAAAACACACGTATTGAATATCGAGTGGTTAATTATAAATAA
- a CDS encoding YgcG family protein encodes MKKLIFLFGFLVLISCKKNTKEAFVNQVVIQDNSDFFTKTEEQKLSEKIINYEKLSTNQICVYTIDSVPNNETALYHASNLANSLGVGTKEKNNGLLILISRYDRKMAIATGYGTEKIITDPIAKTIIEQTIVPRFKDSLYFEGINNGLDSIIKKWK; translated from the coding sequence ATGAAAAAACTCATCTTTCTTTTTGGATTTCTAGTACTTATTTCTTGCAAAAAGAACACTAAAGAAGCGTTTGTGAATCAAGTTGTGATTCAAGACAATAGTGATTTTTTTACAAAGACTGAAGAACAAAAACTTTCAGAAAAAATTATTAATTACGAAAAACTATCTACCAACCAAATTTGCGTTTACACTATAGATTCTGTTCCTAATAATGAAACAGCTCTTTATCACGCATCTAATCTTGCTAATAGTCTTGGTGTTGGCACAAAAGAAAAGAACAATGGATTATTGATCTTGATTTCGCGTTACGATAGAAAAATGGCAATTGCTACTGGCTATGGAACTGAGAAAATAATTACAGATCCAATTGCTAAAACAATTATTGAACAAACTATTGTACCAAGGTTTAAAGACAGCCTTTATTTTGAAGGTATAAATAATGGTTTAGATTCTATTATTAAGAAATGGAAGTAA
- a CDS encoding YgcG family protein: MIISSQYSVNSQQYLLAAKNHSVKVFLLLLFLFSQLTFAQFEIPDTPSINNGGQTSVYDYVGLLQPGQKTALENKLVKYSDTTSTQIVVAIIPSTNGEYINYLGAQWADKWGIGDKDKDNGIFILLARNDRKISISTGYGTEHLMTDAMSRRIIERDIIPYFKQNDYYGGLNRGADAIFEVMQGEYQGSRQSEGGEFPFGAALFLFIVFIIILISISKNRRGGNGTDNFGGGSNTTRDILEAIILSNSGRGGYRSGSGGFGGGFGSGSSSGGGFGGGFGGGGFGGGGASGGW; encoded by the coding sequence ATGATTATTAGTTCGCAGTATTCAGTCAACAGTCAGCAATACTTACTTGCAGCAAAAAACCACTCGGTAAAAGTGTTTCTTTTATTGTTGTTTCTATTCTCTCAGCTTACATTCGCTCAGTTTGAAATTCCTGATACGCCTTCAATAAATAATGGAGGACAAACTAGTGTGTATGATTATGTTGGATTACTTCAGCCTGGTCAAAAAACAGCTTTGGAGAACAAACTTGTAAAATATTCTGACACTACCTCAACACAAATAGTAGTAGCAATCATTCCTTCAACCAATGGTGAATATATTAACTATTTAGGAGCTCAATGGGCAGATAAATGGGGAATTGGAGACAAAGACAAGGATAATGGTATTTTTATACTACTTGCTCGAAACGATCGAAAAATTAGCATTAGCACAGGTTATGGTACAGAGCATTTAATGACAGATGCTATGTCTCGTCGTATTATTGAACGTGACATTATTCCTTATTTTAAACAAAACGATTATTACGGTGGACTAAATCGTGGAGCAGATGCTATTTTTGAAGTTATGCAAGGCGAATACCAAGGTTCACGACAAAGTGAAGGTGGCGAATTTCCATTTGGTGCTGCTTTATTTCTATTTATAGTTTTCATTATTATACTAATCTCTATTTCAAAAAACAGAAGAGGTGGAAATGGGACTGATAATTTTGGAGGAGGAAGCAATACAACTCGTGACATTCTTGAGGCAATCATATTAAGCAACTCTGGACGTGGAGGCTACAGAAGTGGCTCTGGTGGTTTTGGAGGCGGCTTTGGCAGCGGAAGTTCTTCTGGAGGAGGCTTTGGAGGCGGCTTCGGTGGAGGTGGTTTTGGCGGAGGTGGTGCTTCTGGTGGATGGTAA
- a CDS encoding TPM domain-containing protein, with protein sequence MQNSVEAFLTTIEEQEVVAAIREAEQQTSGEIRVHIENTYKGDIETRALEVFSILKMQRTELHNAVLIYLAVKDKAFAIYGDRGINAVVSDSFWDDTKKVIQNHLKNGNRKQALVDGVLLAGQQLKDYFPVSKNDRNELNNTISKG encoded by the coding sequence ATGCAAAACTCAGTAGAAGCATTTTTAACTACTATAGAAGAACAAGAGGTTGTTGCTGCCATTCGTGAAGCTGAACAACAAACTTCGGGTGAAATAAGAGTACACATAGAAAACACTTATAAAGGCGACATAGAAACGCGTGCATTAGAAGTGTTCTCTATTTTAAAAATGCAAAGAACTGAATTACATAATGCAGTACTTATATATCTAGCAGTAAAAGACAAAGCTTTTGCTATTTATGGAGATAGAGGTATTAACGCTGTTGTTTCCGATTCTTTTTGGGACGACACAAAAAAAGTAATACAAAATCATCTTAAAAACGGCAACCGCAAACAAGCTTTGGTAGATGGTGTTTTACTTGCTGGACAGCAATTAAAAGACTATTTCCCTGTTTCCAAGAATGACAGAAATGAGTTAAATAATACCATTTCTAAAGGATGA
- a CDS encoding LemA family protein, with product MKKWIIPVAVIVLIALWSMSVNNTAVSLKESATKTWGDVESSYQRRSDLIGNLVNTVKGAADFEKSTLEAVINARSKATAVNIDPSNITPEQLEQFNKAQSGMSSALSRLLVTVERYPELKANQNFLELQSQLEGTENRINVARDRFNEKVEPYNKHVKTLPNKLVTGFMGFDQMAYFKSEAGAENAPEVEFDFSN from the coding sequence ATGAAAAAATGGATAATTCCAGTAGCTGTAATAGTGCTAATAGCATTATGGTCTATGAGTGTAAATAACACAGCAGTAAGTCTAAAAGAAAGCGCTACAAAAACTTGGGGAGATGTAGAAAGCTCATATCAAAGACGTAGCGATCTTATTGGTAATTTAGTAAATACAGTAAAAGGTGCTGCTGATTTTGAAAAAAGCACACTTGAAGCCGTGATTAATGCTCGATCAAAAGCAACGGCTGTAAATATCGATCCTTCAAACATTACACCAGAGCAATTAGAGCAATTTAATAAAGCACAAAGTGGTATGAGTAGTGCTTTATCTCGATTATTAGTTACTGTGGAACGCTACCCAGAGCTAAAAGCAAATCAAAATTTCTTAGAGCTTCAAAGTCAATTAGAAGGAACAGAAAACCGTATTAATGTTGCAAGAGATCGCTTTAATGAAAAAGTAGAACCTTATAATAAACACGTAAAAACATTACCTAATAAACTAGTAACTGGCTTTATGGGATTTGATCAAATGGCCTATTTCAAATCTGAAGCTGGTGCAGAAAATGCTCCTGAAGTCGAATTTGATTTTAGTAATTAA
- a CDS encoding MerR family transcriptional regulator → MQIDLPEKRYYAIGEVAKAFGVNTSLIRFWEKEFDALKPKKNAKGNRKFTPEDIKNLQFIYHLVKERGFTLEGAKIHIKEEKQKSLTNFEIISKLEGVKAQLLKLKNEL, encoded by the coding sequence ATGCAAATTGACCTTCCAGAAAAACGATATTATGCTATAGGCGAAGTTGCCAAAGCTTTTGGTGTTAACACTTCATTAATTAGATTCTGGGAAAAAGAATTTGATGCTTTAAAACCTAAAAAAAACGCTAAAGGCAATCGTAAGTTTACTCCTGAAGACATAAAAAATCTTCAGTTTATATATCATTTAGTAAAAGAACGTGGCTTCACTTTAGAAGGTGCAAAAATTCATATTAAAGAAGAAAAGCAGAAAAGCCTTACTAATTTTGAAATTATTAGTAAATTAGAAGGTGTTAAAGCGCAACTTTTAAAATTAAAAAATGAACTTTAA
- a CDS encoding M23 family metallopeptidase, which translates to MSKVKYYYDSDTLSYRKIARKKRRTFKYLLAFLFSSALLAFFFVFLGSQFFESPNEKALKRELSNMQLQFDLLNKKMTEAETVLANVEDRDNNIYRLYFESNPIPEEQRKAGFGGVNRYKAFEGFDNSKLIKESNKRIDILQKRIVVQSKSLDEIAILAEEKEKFLATIPAIQPVNNEDLTRMASGYGMRTDPFNKTRKMHWGMDFTAPRGTPIYAAGDGVVERADSNSSGYGNHIRIDHGYGYVSLYAHLYKYNVGKNQKVKRGDLIGFVGSTGRSEAPHLHYEVFKDGERINPINFYYGSLTAEEYSKLLDRSSIENQSLD; encoded by the coding sequence ATGAGTAAGGTAAAATATTATTATGATTCTGATACTTTGTCGTATCGCAAAATAGCACGTAAAAAACGTCGTACTTTTAAGTACCTTTTAGCTTTTTTATTTTCCTCGGCTTTATTAGCCTTTTTCTTTGTTTTTTTGGGGAGTCAGTTTTTTGAATCTCCAAACGAAAAAGCATTAAAACGTGAATTAAGCAACATGCAATTACAGTTCGATTTATTGAACAAAAAAATGACTGAAGCAGAGACTGTACTTGCTAATGTAGAAGACAGAGATAACAATATTTACCGTTTATACTTTGAATCTAATCCTATTCCAGAAGAACAACGTAAAGCAGGTTTTGGTGGTGTAAACAGATATAAAGCCTTTGAAGGTTTTGATAATTCTAAACTGATAAAAGAGAGTAATAAACGTATAGATATTCTTCAAAAAAGAATAGTTGTACAATCTAAATCTTTAGATGAAATTGCTATTTTAGCTGAAGAAAAAGAAAAATTCCTAGCTACTATTCCGGCTATTCAACCTGTTAACAATGAGGATTTAACACGAATGGCTTCTGGTTATGGTATGCGTACTGATCCTTTTAATAAAACCCGAAAAATGCATTGGGGAATGGACTTTACTGCGCCTCGAGGCACTCCTATTTATGCAGCTGGCGATGGTGTTGTGGAACGCGCAGATAGTAACAGTTCTGGTTATGGAAACCATATTAGAATAGACCATGGCTACGGTTATGTCTCATTATATGCTCACCTGTACAAATATAATGTTGGCAAAAACCAAAAAGTAAAGCGTGGAGATTTGATAGGTTTTGTTGGGAGTACAGGTCGTTCTGAAGCTCCACATTTACACTACGAAGTTTTTAAAGATGGAGAGCGTATTAACCCAATTAACTTCTATTACGGTAGTCTAACTGCCGAAGAATATAGCAAACTGCTTGACCGTTCTTCTATAGAAAATCAATCTTTAGATTAA
- the alaS gene encoding alanine--tRNA ligase has protein sequence MKSQEIRSTFLSFFEKKKHSIVQSAPMVLKDDPTLMFVNAGMVPFKEYFLGNGEPKNTRLTDSQKCLRVSGKHNDLEEVGYDTYHHTLFEMLGNWSFGDYFKKESIAWAWELLVDVYKIDKDILYVTVFEGSDDNDNLKMDTEAYDIWKQFISEDRILKGNKKDNFWEMGEQGPCGPCSEIHVDIRTPEEKAKVDGKDLVNMDHPQVVEIWNLVFMEYNRKANGSLENLPNKHIDTGMGFERLCMVMQDVKSNYDTDVFTPIIREIETITDKEYNKDEKTDIAIRVISDHVRAVAFSIADGQLPSNTGAGYVIRRILRRAVRYGFTFLEKKEPFIYRLVEVLSSKMGEAFPELKAQKQLIENVIKEEETSFLRTLDQGLLLLDRIIETTKGKEVLGAKVFELKDTYGFPEDLTDLILREKGYTYNVSEFIAQLEKQKSRGRESSALKSDDWTTLINDTEQEFIGYDALEANVKITRYRKVTSKKDGEMYQLVFSLTPFYAEGGGQVGDKGYLEDEHGDVVYILDTKRENNVIIHFSKNLPKHINETFKAVVDTKQRYRTECNHTATHLLHQGLREVLGTHVEQKGSAVHSKYLRFDFSHFSKVTAEQLQEVENFVNRRIEGKLPLEENRNVPMDKAIADGAMALFGEKYGDAVRTIRFGQSIELCGGTHVKNTSDIWHFKITSEGAVASGIRRIEAITSDAVKDYYTENSKVFSEMKSLLNNAKDPKDALVKLQGENTDLKKQIEGLLKDKAKNIVGDLKNELTEINGIQFLAKKLDLDAGGIKDVCFDLGQNQNNVFLLFATEQNGKALLSCYISKELVADKGLNAGTVVRELGKHIQGGGGGQPFFATAGGKNPAGIEKALSEAKGYIQ, from the coding sequence ATGAAGTCTCAAGAAATTCGCTCTACATTTTTAAGTTTTTTCGAAAAAAAGAAACACAGCATTGTGCAATCTGCACCAATGGTATTAAAGGATGATCCAACGTTAATGTTTGTAAATGCTGGAATGGTGCCTTTTAAAGAATACTTTTTAGGGAATGGAGAACCTAAAAACACACGTTTAACAGATAGTCAAAAATGTTTACGTGTGTCAGGTAAGCATAACGATTTAGAAGAAGTTGGTTATGATACTTATCATCATACTTTATTCGAAATGTTAGGGAATTGGTCTTTTGGAGATTATTTTAAAAAAGAATCTATTGCTTGGGCTTGGGAGCTTTTAGTTGATGTTTATAAAATAGATAAAGACATTTTATATGTTACTGTCTTTGAAGGGAGCGATGATAATGATAACCTTAAAATGGATACAGAAGCTTACGATATTTGGAAGCAATTTATTTCTGAAGATCGCATCTTAAAAGGAAATAAAAAAGATAACTTCTGGGAAATGGGAGAGCAAGGCCCTTGCGGACCTTGTAGCGAAATACATGTAGATATTCGTACTCCAGAAGAAAAAGCGAAAGTAGATGGTAAGGATCTAGTAAATATGGACCATCCTCAAGTTGTAGAAATATGGAACTTAGTATTTATGGAGTATAACCGTAAAGCTAACGGTTCGCTTGAAAACTTACCAAATAAGCATATCGATACTGGAATGGGATTCGAGCGTTTATGTATGGTTATGCAGGATGTAAAATCTAATTACGATACAGATGTTTTTACACCAATTATTCGTGAAATAGAAACCATTACAGATAAAGAATATAATAAAGACGAGAAAACAGATATTGCTATTCGCGTAATTAGCGATCACGTTCGTGCTGTAGCGTTCTCGATTGCAGATGGTCAATTACCAAGCAATACAGGAGCAGGTTACGTAATACGTAGAATTTTACGTCGTGCTGTGCGTTATGGTTTTACTTTTTTAGAAAAAAAGGAGCCATTTATTTATAGACTTGTAGAAGTATTGAGTAGTAAAATGGGAGAGGCTTTCCCAGAGCTAAAGGCTCAAAAACAGCTTATAGAAAATGTTATTAAAGAAGAGGAAACGTCTTTTTTAAGAACTTTAGATCAAGGATTATTATTGTTAGACCGAATAATAGAAACAACTAAAGGGAAAGAGGTTTTAGGTGCTAAAGTTTTTGAATTAAAAGATACTTATGGTTTTCCTGAAGATTTAACCGATTTAATTCTACGTGAAAAAGGATACACTTATAATGTAAGTGAATTTATTGCACAGTTAGAAAAGCAGAAAAGTCGTGGTAGAGAGTCGTCTGCTTTAAAATCTGACGATTGGACTACTTTAATAAATGATACAGAGCAAGAGTTTATTGGTTACGATGCTTTAGAGGCTAATGTTAAAATAACAAGATATAGAAAAGTAACCTCTAAAAAAGATGGTGAAATGTATCAATTAGTATTTAGCTTAACACCATTTTATGCAGAAGGTGGAGGACAAGTTGGAGATAAAGGATATTTGGAAGATGAGCATGGAGATGTTGTTTATATTTTAGATACTAAAAGAGAAAACAATGTGATTATTCATTTTTCAAAAAACTTACCTAAGCATATAAATGAAACGTTTAAAGCCGTTGTAGATACTAAACAACGTTATAGAACAGAGTGTAATCATACAGCGACACACTTATTGCATCAAGGGTTACGTGAGGTTTTAGGAACACACGTTGAGCAAAAAGGTAGTGCTGTACATTCAAAATATTTACGTTTCGATTTTTCTCATTTTTCTAAAGTAACTGCAGAACAATTACAAGAAGTAGAGAACTTTGTAAACCGTAGAATTGAAGGTAAATTACCATTAGAAGAAAATAGAAATGTGCCAATGGATAAGGCAATTGCAGATGGTGCAATGGCTTTATTTGGTGAGAAATATGGAGATGCAGTGCGTACCATTCGTTTTGGGCAATCTATAGAATTGTGTGGAGGAACGCATGTTAAAAACACAAGCGATATTTGGCATTTTAAAATTACTAGTGAAGGCGCAGTAGCTTCTGGTATTAGAAGAATTGAAGCTATAACTAGCGATGCTGTTAAAGATTATTATACTGAAAATAGTAAAGTGTTTTCTGAAATGAAATCACTTCTTAATAATGCAAAGGATCCTAAAGATGCTTTGGTTAAGCTTCAAGGAGAAAATACCGACTTAAAAAAGCAAATTGAAGGCTTGTTAAAGGACAAAGCAAAAAATATTGTTGGTGACTTAAAGAATGAATTAACCGAAATAAACGGTATTCAGTTTCTAGCTAAAAAATTAGATTTAGATGCTGGCGGAATTAAAGACGTCTGTTTCGATTTAGGTCAGAATCAAAACAATGTATTCTTACTTTTTGCTACAGAACAAAACGGAAAAGCATTATTATCTTGCTATATTTCTAAAGAACTAGTGGCAGACAAAGGTTTAAATGCTGGAACTGTAGTTAGAGAACTTGGTAAGCATATCCAAGGAGGTGGCGGAGGGCAACCTTTCTTCGCAACAGCTGGTGGAAAAAATCCTGCAGGAATAGAAAAAGCTTTAAGTGAAGCAAAAGGTTATATTCAATAG